A single window of Flavobacteriales bacterium DNA harbors:
- the nqrC gene encoding NADH:ubiquinone reductase (Na(+)-transporting) subunit C gives MNKEGSAYTFTFATIMVVVVATVLAVAAISLKPYQQENLIHEKMMNILKTVGVESTMKTAPDLFSKYVKERIVLNASANAQPAHSGPIDPKDAGDAFNVDVRGEYKEFKAGTRTADAMEYPVFICETPEGRFTVLPMVGTGLWGPIWGYIALKEDMNTVYGATFDHQGETPGLGAEIKQPHFQSMFKDKQIHDESGTFTSIQVVKGGADPSDPHGVDAITGGTITSKGVDEMLNRTLQVYEPYLKSNAK, from the coding sequence ATGAACAAAGAAGGAAGCGCTTATACTTTTACTTTCGCCACCATCATGGTGGTGGTTGTGGCCACCGTGCTGGCCGTGGCGGCCATCTCCCTGAAACCATATCAGCAGGAGAACCTGATCCACGAGAAAATGATGAACATCCTCAAAACCGTAGGGGTGGAATCCACCATGAAAACGGCGCCGGACCTGTTCAGCAAATACGTGAAGGAACGCATCGTACTGAATGCTTCCGCCAATGCACAACCCGCACATTCCGGTCCGATTGACCCAAAAGACGCAGGTGATGCCTTTAACGTGGATGTGCGCGGCGAGTACAAGGAATTCAAAGCCGGCACCCGCACCGCAGATGCCATGGAATACCCCGTTTTCATCTGCGAAACACCCGAGGGTCGTTTCACTGTGCTGCCGATGGTGGGCACCGGACTGTGGGGACCGATCTGGGGATACATCGCCCTGAAAGAAGACATGAACACGGTATACGGCGCCACCTTCGATCACCAGGGGGAAACACCCGGACTGGGAGCTGAAATCAAACAGCCGCATTTCCAATCCATGTTCAAAGACAAGCAAATTCATGACGAATCCGGTACCTTTACATCTATACAGGTGGTGAAAGGCGGCGCTGATCCGTCGGATCCTCACGGAGTAGATGCGATCACCGGCGGCACCATCACCAGCAAAGGTGTGGATGAAATGCTGAACCGCACCCTGCAGGTATACGAACCTTATCTCAAATCTAACGCGAAATAA
- a CDS encoding NADH:ubiquinone reductase (Na(+)-transporting) subunit D — MATETQTAAIEAPVKEPKEPLFSKKNRKLITDPLNDDNPITVQVLGICSALAITVQVKQALVMGISVMVVTAVGNLLISMMRNMIPNRIRIIVQLVVVAGLVILVDQVLKAFMYDVSKQLSVFVGLIITNCIIMGRLEAFALGNKPWPSFLDGIGNGLGYAVILLIVAFFREIFGSGKLFGFEIPGVSWAMAHGYMNNNLMILPPMALIILGIVIWVQRSRNPKLIDK; from the coding sequence ATGGCTACAGAAACACAAACCGCAGCAATTGAGGCTCCGGTAAAAGAACCGAAAGAGCCGCTTTTCTCCAAGAAGAATCGCAAGCTGATCACCGATCCGCTGAATGACGACAACCCGATCACCGTGCAGGTACTCGGTATCTGTTCGGCACTGGCCATCACCGTTCAGGTGAAACAGGCCCTCGTGATGGGTATCTCCGTAATGGTGGTAACCGCCGTGGGCAACCTGCTCATCTCCATGATGCGCAACATGATCCCCAACCGGATCCGCATCATCGTGCAGCTGGTGGTTGTGGCCGGACTCGTGATCCTGGTTGACCAGGTGCTCAAAGCCTTCATGTACGACGTCAGCAAACAGCTGTCGGTATTCGTGGGACTGATCATCACCAACTGCATCATCATGGGTCGCCTGGAAGCCTTCGCCCTGGGTAACAAACCCTGGCCTTCCTTCCTGGACGGGATCGGAAACGGACTCGGATATGCAGTCATCCTGCTGATCGTAGCCTTCTTCAGGGAGATCTTCGGATCAGGCAAACTGTTCGGATTTGAAATCCCCGGTGTGAGCTGGGCGATGGCGCACGGTTATATGAACAACAACCTCATGATCCTGCCTCCGATGGCATTGATCATCCTCGGTATCGTGATCTGGGTACAAAGATCCAGGAACCCGAAACTGATCGATAAATAA